Genomic segment of Desulfovibrio sp. ZJ209:
AACGATAAGCTCCTTCTCGTTTTCCATGCCTGTTCCTTGGTGAAGTGAAGGCGTTTCGCTACTGGTCCAGAATCTTTTTCTTCTGCTGGTCAAATTCCTCTTCGGTGAGGATATTTTGCTCGCGCAGTTGGGCAAGCTCCTGAAGCTGCCGCACCTTGTCGCCTTCCCCTCCAGTGATCTTCGCTATATCGGTGCCGATTTCCGCAACTTCCTTGTGGCCCCCCTTGCGCAGCATCCTGACGATGAAGCCGATGACGAAACAGGCGGCCAGGATGGCCATTACCATGGTGAAAAACAGCTTGAACATTTCTCACG
This window contains:
- a CDS encoding SHOCT domain-containing protein encodes the protein MFKLFFTMVMAILAACFVIGFIVRMLRKGGHKEVAEIGTDIAKITGGEGDKVRQLQELAQLREQNILTEEEFDQQKKKILDQ